A single window of Candidatus Dormiibacterota bacterium DNA harbors:
- a CDS encoding transposase, which produces MAVLFEPLPDDSGRFSGLSASQAVHSARHGLAKRTRQSHRARREPREHTDSREVELLFIEPGKPTQNAFIESFNARVRDEFLIPNRFRTIFAFNDTAEEWRVEYNTTHPHAGLDGRTPETFLALYETTPTS; this is translated from the coding sequence TTGGCCGTCCTTTTCGAGCCGCTGCCGGACGATTCCGGTCGTTTTTCCGGGCTCTCGGCAAGCCAAGCCGTCCATTCGGCACGACATGGTCTGGCTAAACGAACGCGCCAGTCGCACCGTGCAAGGCGCGAGCCGCGCGAGCATACGGATTCGCGAGAAGTGGAGTTGCTCTTCATCGAGCCCGGCAAGCCGACGCAGAATGCCTTTATCGAGTCTTTTAACGCTCGCGTTCGCGACGAATTCCTCATTCCCAATCGCTTTCGCACGATCTTCGCCTTCAACGACACCGCAGAAGAGTGGCGCGTCGAGTATAACACCACGCACCCGCATGCCGGTCTTGACGGAAGGACACCCGAGACGTTCCTAGCCCTTTACGAAACTACGCCAACTTCATAA